ACTCCCATCTCTTCAGGGGAGATTTCATAAACATCCTTTACTCTGCCATTCTCTACATCACCTATGAGAGTTGGTCCAATATTTGAAATCTCATCTAGCCCGTCCAAGCCGTGAGCAACTAGGGCTCGCTCGTATCCGAGCCTAGCCAGTACTTGTGCGACGGGTTCTACAAGAGACCTGTTGTAGACTCCTAGTATGTGAGCTTTCACATCAGCAGGGCTTACGAGGGGCCCTACGATGGTGTAAAAAACGGTTTTAACGCCTAAGAGGCTTTCAGGCCCCAATATTTTGTGCATCACCGGATGGAATCTTGGTGCGTAAAGGAAGGCGAAACCAACCTCCTCAATCAACCTCTCCGCTTCTTCCTTGGTCAGCTCGATATTCACATTCAAGGCTTCTAGAACATCGGCGCTCCCTGACTTATGAGATATTGACCTACTTCCGTGTTTCGCGACTGGAACACCAGCTGCTGATGTGACAATGGCGTTCGCTGTGCTGACGTTAAATGTTAGAACACCGCCGCCAGTTCCACAAGTGTCTATGAGTCTTCCATTAACTTTCGGTCTAACCGCAATTGAGTTTTCCCGCATCCACCTAGCAATAGCAGCCAGCTCCTCCTCAGCAACACCCTTCATAGCCAAACCTACAAGAAAGCCGCCGATCTGAACCTCAGCCACTCTATCCATCTTAACGCTTTCCAGAAAGGAGAAGATTTCAGAACCATCTAAAACACCACGTGAAACTATCTTTTGCATAACGCTCTTAATCAACTCTCCTTCTTGAGAGGTTGTTTGCATACTCGATCCTGCAAATAGGTCTATCGAAGTTCATTTATAAGCATTTTTGTACATTTCTGCGCAGGTTCGAGGGATAGTAGGATTCATACACAGTGGTCATTGAAGGACGTGTAGGTCAAAAAATAGTAGGACGTGGTAAGATGCTGTAGAGCTTTAGAGGATGTGCATATAGTTTAAGCTTTTTTGGTTATGTACATTTTTGTTCAGAAAGATTTAAAAATGTTCATCAACGAACCCCTTTGCGAATAGCCTTGGCAAAAATACATGTGCCTAAAAACAAGATAGTCTTCCTACCACAAGACGAAATCCCTACACAGTGGTATAATATCCAAGCCGATCTGCCTGAACCGCTCCCACCGCCTCTACATCCTGAGACCTTGAAGCCGATGCCTCCTGAGCCGCTTTTTAGAATCTTTGCTAAAGAGCTGATAGCCCAAGAGGTTTCGACGCAGCGTTACATACCCATTCCAGATGAGGTGTTAGAGTGCTACAAGCTTATAGCAAGACCCACACCGCTGATAAGGGCTACGAGGCTCGAAGAGTATCTGGATACTCCGGCTCGAATATACTATAAGTGGGAAGGGGTTACTCCAGCTGGTAGTCATAAGCCGAATACAGCCATAGCCCAAGCATACTATAATATGAGAGAGGGTACAGAGAGGGTTGTGACGGAGACTGGAGCTGGGCAGTGGGGCTCAGCCTTAGCTATGGCAGCAGCACTCTTTGGTCTAAAATGCACTGTGTATATGGTTGCTGCGAGCTATAGGCAAAAGCCGGGCAGAAGGGTAATGATGGAGACTTGGGGGGCAGAGGTCTACTCTTCACCAAGTAGCCGAACGAAATTCGGAAGAAGTCTGCTGGAGAAGGAGCCTGACCACCCTGGTTCACTCGGTATAGCTATTAGTGAGGCTATTGAGGACGTGCTTACCGATGAGAAGGCTAGGTACTGCCTCGGGTCTGTTCTAAACCACGTTTTGCTGCACCAGACTATAATAGGTTTAGAGGTGAAGAAGCAGCTTGAGTTATTCGGGGAAGAGGAGCCGGATATTATGGCTGGGAATATAGGTGGCGGCTCTAATTTCGGCGGCTTCTGCTTACCCTTCGTTGCCGACAAGATAAAGAAGAAAAGCGACACGGAGTTTGTAGCTTGTGAGTCCAGCGCTGTTCCACACACCACTAGAGGAAAATATACCTACGACTTTGGTGATACTGCCGGGACTACGCCTCTGCTGAAGATGCTGACT
The sequence above is a segment of the Nitrososphaerota archaeon genome. Coding sequences within it:
- the trpD gene encoding anthranilate phosphoribosyltransferase, producing MIKSVMQKIVSRGVLDGSEIFSFLESVKMDRVAEVQIGGFLVGLAMKGVAEEELAAIARWMRENSIAVRPKVNGRLIDTCGTGGGVLTFNVSTANAIVTSAAGVPVAKHGSRSISHKSGSADVLEALNVNIELTKEEAERLIEEVGFAFLYAPRFHPVMHKILGPESLLGVKTVFYTIVGPLVSPADVKAHILGVYNRSLVEPVAQVLARLGYERALVAHGLDGLDEISNIGPTLIGDVENGRVKDVYEISPEEMGVKRARLSEITPSSDDPRCNAEIIRGLLKGEILDAKRDFLLVNAAGALLVGGLVDDLRDGVELAKNVLDEGRGYRKLQEIIDASHRVALNAKS
- a CDS encoding TrpB-like pyridoxal phosphate-dependent enzyme; translated protein: MPKNKIVFLPQDEIPTQWYNIQADLPEPLPPPLHPETLKPMPPEPLFRIFAKELIAQEVSTQRYIPIPDEVLECYKLIARPTPLIRATRLEEYLDTPARIYYKWEGVTPAGSHKPNTAIAQAYYNMREGTERVVTETGAGQWGSALAMAAALFGLKCTVYMVAASYRQKPGRRVMMETWGAEVYSSPSSRTKFGRSLLEKEPDHPGSLGIAISEAIEDVLTDEKARYCLGSVLNHVLLHQTIIGLEVKKQLELFGEEEPDIMAGNIGGGSNFGGFCLPFVADKIKKKSDTEFVACESSAVPHTTRGKYTYDFGDTAGTTPLLKMLTLGKDYRTPPIHAGGLRYHGMAPIMSYLIVKGYVRSVAYLQNEIFEAATIFARTEGIISAPESAHEIKFVIDEAKRCKETGEKKVIVFNHSGHGLLDLSGYEAYLAGKLPDWEPTEIHYPNYVSD